Below is a genomic region from Fulvia fulva chromosome 5, complete sequence.
ACTGTGAGGCTACTGAAGAAAGAGGGTCAGAGGTTGGATGAGGAGACGGAGAGGTTCGGGAATGTGTATAAAGCGTTGGTGGAGGAAAGTCTAGAGATTAGGGGGAGGGTTGATATGGGGGATCCGAGCGTTATGAGGCATATTAATGTAGAGGAGGATATGGTGGGGGTGTTGAGGGTTAGGCTTGAGGAGTTGGAGTTGGAGGTGGGGAGGGTTGGGGGTGTTGTGGCGGGGTTGATGGTGTTTGTGAAGGATGGGTGATGTGGATGCGGGAGTGAGGGGCGTTTGGTTTTGCGAGATTGGTTTGGTATATTTGGTCTTCGACCATCTCTCTCGCGATGTGGGAGGATGCTGGGTCATGCATCAGCGGTTGCTCGCGTGGGTGCATTGATGCGATCTCGTTCTCGGAGAAGCCCCAAGCGACATCCGACTCCTTTGCTCTATGATCCTCAAGCAATTTGATGCCCTGTCCAGCAGGCGCCTGGCATGTGTACCCAAAGTCCTGTGCTTCATCCAATAGGTTGCTGCTGCGGCCTATCATTCTCCGCGCTCAACTCTGCCATCAGTCCACCCTTGTCCCTCTCCTTCTCATCCTCTTCTAGCTGCGCCTTGACAAGCTTGTCCAGCATCTTTGCCTTCTCCACTGCCATATTCGTGCAAGTCAAAATGCTCAGACCATCCACAGGTGTGCCGCCTAACTTTGCAATCTGGCAGACCTCGCCGAAGCGGTTGACGCTGATGATGATTTCGCCTTCTCTGCACTGCTCTTCCAGTAAGGTGGCATCATGTATCATGACCTCGCCACCTTCGTAGTACGATGTTGTGATGCAGAAGGGCTGATGCTGCATCTGGAGCTTGACTGGTTCTCGTTCTCGTAGTCCGTAGACTGTGACTTCTTCGCCATGGATCTCGTGGTCCGGTCTGCGGAAGTGCATCAATGCGGCTATCAGCGCGATGCAGCAGACGTCTACGATGTTTCCATCGTGGTCGAGGACGTGGATGTCGGCGCGGATGTGCCAGCACTTGGAGCCTGCGATGATGCACAAGCTCTCCGTGTCGAGGGCACCAGATCGTCGGATCGTCTTCTCCAGGATACGCGAGAGCAGGACCTCAGTCTGGTCTTGTCTGCGATATCAGTCAGTCCATCCACGACCTACCTTGATACCGTGTATTGTCTTCACCTACCGGCCTACTTCGAATGCTGGACTGGCGATGGGACTGAGTTCGGTGGAGATGATGAAGACGCCGTCGAACTTCCGGTCTGGGTAGGGGGTCACAACCTCGGCGGAGATGTTGACCATTACTCTCGTCTTGCCCACCCGCACATCTGCGACGCCGTATTCCTCGCCAAACGCCAGCTGCACGTCGCGGAACTGGTCGAAAGCACGTCCATCCAGTCGCACATTCTCGCGCAGCGCCGCGAGCAGGAACTCGCGCTCGTTGTTGGATGGATCTGCTTCGCGTGGCATTGTGGCTGATGTGCTACCGTGTCGACATGGCAGTCTTGTCTCCAAGGCATGGCATTGAAGCTTTCTTCCACGATGGCGACGCTGATTTCTGCTGACTAAGACCGCGCGCTTAGCCTTCCTCGATCGCTCCTTCTCTTCCTCAAACACCCCTCCTGTCTTGTCAAGCAAACTGCTGCAAGTATTGCCCGAGCACGCTCCCGTGCCGAGCTTATCAGGCGTCTTATACGTGCGAACAACCACGACGCTTGCTTGCTAGCTTGCAACGTGGGCCGCCACTGCGTTTCCAATGCCTGACGATCACTGCACACAGCTTCATGACCATCACAGACCGCGCGTGTCGGCAGTCGTCTTCACTGTCCAGTGTGGGAGCACTACGCTGATGGCTCTTCCCACATGACGAGACTTGCAAGCGCTACTCGTCGACGATACAGCAGGCATCTTCTTGGAGAATCCACCACGATCGAGAACGACGCTGCCTTGACTCGCGTCATGCGATCGCCTGTACTTTCCGCTCTATCTTTCTCCCAAACTCGCACCAGGCACGAGTCAAGGCAGGCAATGCTATGGACTACTGCGTGCCAGATGACGCAGGTCCGGAAGTTTATGCACCTCTCCTCGTGCCTTGCCGTCTTGTAGTAGTCTCTGCCGTGTGTGGCAAGGCCTACACGGCGATGCTTGACTCTGCATAGAGTACAGGTAGAAGTGCTGGAGCGAGAGCTCCCTCGTATGCTTCGTAACTGAAGGCTCGCCAAACTGCTAATTTCCCTACTTGCACTTCAGCATTATAGTACAAGCCAGGCGTGTTCGAGCTTGGGTCGAAATACGGTCTAGCGACATGAGGCTTTGTTTTCTTAACTCTATCCCATTCACTTTACTGCGATCTGCAAACATTCTCTGTGCCAAAGAGGTGGTACCTTTGGCCGCAGTGCAGCATCCACACGGCGTAGTCAACCCGAGGCAGGCAGAGAACGTGTCACCCTGCCTGGTAAGCACGAGGTAGTTCAACTACACTAGATGGACTCACGCTAATACGAATTCCAGACGCAATGCTTCCTCAAAGTGTTCCCACAATTCGACTGTCCAGATTTGACAAAGTGTATATGCACAAACAACCCACTTCAAGATGCACTAGCCGCCTGTGCAATCGAGTCGAAATGCTCGATCGAAGACTTGCTTGCCAGCAAGAAAGTCCAGGCTAGCATGTGCGGAGAGCCTGTCAGGAATCGTTCCACGACCTTCTTCGTCACCGCAACAGTACTCTTCGTACTAGCCATCACCTGTGCAATCATCAGAGCCGTGAGTCGAGGCCGGTCTTTTGGCGGCGCTGGTTATGGGTGGGACGACTGCACGCTCTTCATATGCTGCCTACCAATGATCGGTCTGACCGTCTGCGGCTACATGGAGGCGCACTATGGGTTGGGACGAGACACATGGGACCTTTCCATCGATGCAATCGAGAAGTGTCTAATGGTGAGGAAATACGAGACTGTCGCATTCTGAATGTGCTTGCTAACCGCTTCATATCATACAGCTCTTCTACGTCGGCAACACCTTCTATGCACCAGTTGTATTCGGCACGAAGATCGCGTTCGTCTTGCTATACATGCGCATCTGGAACGACAGCGTCGGCTTCCGGCGCATATGCTATGTCACTCTAGCGCTTCTCATAATCGCGCTGATCGGCTTCGAATTCTCGACTATCTTCCTGTGTACGCCGATTGACTACACGTGGAAAGCCATCCGAGGCAAGCAAGGACATTGCATCCACCGGCAAGTCCAGCTATACACTAGCTCCTCGACTAACATTGCTCTGGACCTGATTGTGCTGCTTCTTCCGCTCCCGAAGATTCTTGGCCTGAAGATGAATTCAAGGAGGAAAATTGGTCTTTTGCTTACGTTCGTGGTCGGTTTTGCTACCACCGCTGCCAGCGCAACACAGCTGTACTTCCTGGTCACGAAGCTCAGCGATACGCAGAATCCCACCTGGGACTTTTTCGACATCGGACTTTGGCGCATCACCGAGATGTACCTATCGATCATCTGCTGTTGCATGCCTATGATGGCTGGGCTAGGGATGCGCGGCTGGAAGAGGGTGTCCAGCTGGTCCAGCATACCATCATCCGTCCACTACTTCTTGGAGAAGAGTTTCGggagcagcagcagcaagaGCAAGACAGGGAACACGAGCACTGCAAGAAGTGGTAGCATAAGCGCAGGTCTTGACGATGGCCGCTGGCGCCAACTATCAGCTCAGGAAACAGGACTCGGCGTTGTCGACGTCAAGCGACCTGCGTATGCGCAGCTACAGACATCGAAGGGGTATCTGCAGGTCGCTGACCGGAAGAGGGAAATTGCAGCCGCGAAGATACAGGAGAACGCGATGCTGGATAGGGAATCCTTTGCTGAGCGCGATTTCCAGCAACAACAACCCGATCATCTCATCAAACCCGCCATGATGCGAAGCGGATCCGACAAGTCTGATTCTTGGTTTAAGGGAAGCAGAACCAGAGCGCCTCGACCACCACAGCTGCGGAACTTACGAACGACAATGACCTCACTGTCGCCACCATTGTCGCCGACGAACGAAGATCCACCAGAGATCCAACGCCAGAAAGTCTCACCCAAGTCATGGTACCCTCCCGAATCGCGCACGAGCAGCGACGATTCAGACACCTTGCAGACATCACCTAGCGAGGATACTGGGTCATGCAGTGAAGCAGATGCGTCCCGTAAGCGATGGTCGCCTCCGGACAGTGGCATGGAGCGGCCGCCAGCAATGCGACAAACGAGCTATCCCCTTCGCTCAAACGGCATGTCGGGCGCGTTCGACACAGACTACGAATTGCCGATGCAAGGACAGCGCAGGCTGTACGAGCGAAGAGCTCTGCCTGGTATACCGGCCAAAGCGATGGCGAGGCTGGGGATATGAGATATGTGAGATAGATAGTATGAAGTTATGTATGGATGTGTTAACCACGATTTGTGTTTAGGGTGTTTTTAAGGGAAGTGATAGAACTGCTTTTGAGTGGGTAATCAAGGGCCCAGGACATCGCTCCATGTCGTCACTCACAAGTCTATGCTAAGGATATGTTGATCCTGAGGAGCAATATGCAATCGCATCTGAACATGTGAGATATGGCAAACACCTTGAGACAACCCACTGCCAAGCATACAGCTACAGCTCCACCTGCTTGGAAGCGATATGCGCTAAGAAGATCTACGTTCCACAACGCGCAAGCGGACGCCTCGGCATCCTCAGCGGGATGAGGCGCTCTTCCCCATCCCAAAAAATGGCTCTCCTGTCTTCCTGTTGCATTGTGAAGCACAGGGTATGACAACTTGCTGTCAAGATGGACTCGCTATTGCCATGGCAGAAGGAGTCGAAAGTGCCATCGAAGAAATGGATTTATCTGGTTGTCGCAGTTTTGGCGGTCGGACTCATGGTCCTCGGCATGAGAAGTGGCCCACCACTTGGACCTGCGAGTTTCACAGGCGATGAAGAGTCTACCAAGACGAAGAACAAGGACGCCGGTGGCGATGCAAGACCGACCACTACTCCTCTAACGACGAAGCCTACGAACGCCTCACTGCCCATCGATCTCGATGGCTTCCTATTTGACTCGTTGAGCATTGGTCAATGCAAGGAGGAATTCCCCAAGCTGTTCCACGACATCGGTCAACGCGTGGCATACTGGCATGGAAAGCAACATACGATCTCGTCAGAGGACACAGATGTTTCATGGCGCAACCACGAGTCTAAGGATGGCGGTGGAGGAGCAATGCGTTTGCTCATACACAACAATGAGCTGCGGATCTTGCAGAGCACAAAAGACAACATGGGCCACATGGGAATGCGGCCGCGCTCGATTGCAGTCTTGGGTCTCATGCAGCGAGCTATCGACAGTGCCATTGCAGCGGGAGAGCAGTTACCAACCATTGAATTCGCTACATGTGTTGAAGATATATGCAATGGTGCACCAGCAGGCAGCATGAAGTCGTTCTGGGCCTTTGCGTCAAAGCACTCGGACGAAGATCACAAGAAACGCTGGCTTATGCCGAACTACGACTTCTGGTTTGATCATGGTTCTGGATCATGGAAGGATGCAAGGAGGAGGGCCATTCAGCGCGACTCGCCATTTGCGAGCAAGATACCGAAGATTGTCTGGCGTGGAAATACTGGTTTCAATTCCATCCGACCTGCTTTGCTCGAGGCGACAGCAGGCAAGGACTGGGCAGATATGAAGAATGTGGACTGGTCTGCTGAGAGCCAGGTGAACCGAATCCATCAAGACACGTACTGCAACTATGCCATGACCATCAACACCGAAGGCATCACCTACTCTGGACGCCTAAAGTACCTACTCAATTGCAACTCCCTGACCTTTGCTCACGACATGGAATGGATCACGTACTGGTACCACCTGCTTGAAGCGGAAGGCGAGCATCAGAACTACGTCCAAGTCTCTCGCGACTGGCATGATCTTGAGGAGAAAGTTCTCTATTATCTTGGTCACCCGGACGAAGCCGAGAAGGTCATCAACAACAGCGTATCCACCTTTCGCAGCAAATACTTGACGCGCGCCGCGGAATCATGCTACACGAGACATCTCATCGAAAGCTACGCCTCTGTTGCGTATACACCTGAGATCTACAAGTCTGAGAAGGAAGGGAGTGTCAGCAGGCTTCGTGGTGTTCCATTTGAGCAGTACATGTCGGACTTCAAGGACTTCAATGAAGAGGACTTGAAGGATGGAGAAGATTGATGGTAGCAAGCAACAGCTGGAGATAAAGTATGCCGCCGCTATACGTGTTGGTCTCACTTTCGGAGAGCTTCCAGAGGAACGCATTTCCTGGACTAGACACACGGCGACGCACAACACCCTCGACTGCATTGATCCGGTCCTCGCTACCCAGCTATTACCAGCCTGTTCAAGCGACAGCTTTCGCTTCTGACAGAATCCGAAGCGCTCTGCGGAAATCAAATTTGTCGCCTGCCCTCGACGTTGCGAGACGGCCGTGGAGGGATCGAGGGCAAATCACTCTTAAGAAGAGCCTCCTCCCCGGCTTGATTTCGCTGCGGATGCGGTTGAACAAGTGGTGTAGGGCTGTCTGACTTTCTAGCAGCAAGCCATGTTAGCTACTGGTCCGCGCTGAGGCTTTGCACCGACCACTAGCCCTATGCACATTCCTATTGCTGCTTCTACTGAATGCCACATCGCATCGAGGACATCGAGCGTTCTGTGATCCACGTTCTCGGATGTGGCGCAGATAGTTCTCTCGGCATGAAAATGCTCGACCGTTGCATCCATGTTCAAAGCATCGAAACCTCTGATCGCTGGGACTGGCTTCGACACCAGTTCCAAGGCCTCGTATGACGATGCTGCTTCCTGGATCGAGGCTCGAAGCTCCAGTATTCTGTGATCCACGCTCTCGGATGTGGCGCAGATAGTTCTCTCGGCATGGAAATGCTCGCCCGTTGCATCCATGTTCAAAGCATCGAAACCTTCGATCGCTGGGGCTGGCTTCGCCACCAGTCCCGAGGCCTCGTATGGCGATGCTGCTTCCTGGATCGAGGCCCAAAGCTCCAGCATTCGCTTCCATTGACCTCTGGTAAGATTCGTGCGTTGCCAGATTGCGAGAATTGCAATCGAAGGTGGCCCATTCGAGCTGTTGTTCTAAGTGCAGATCCAGAAGCTCTTCGATATCGGCCATAGACATACTTGAAAAGTCTGTGCTGAATCCTGTACTCCAGGGTGGACTGGCAAGGCTGATGGAATCTCTGCTGTAGCACGACTCTGCTGGCGGTTGCCGTCTATGGGCATACGCCGTGTTTAGGATGGCTGCTGGTCCAGGGTATACGACTTGTCGACCTTGTGAGGCGCCCAAGGGCTGACCATGGTCGTTCGATGCTGGTAGGTGTGCGACTGACCTGGCATCGGACTGGGCTGAGGAGACACCCGGTTGCCTCGATGCATTGTTCATGATCACGACTGAACACTCCAGCATGAATGCGGTGCAGGGCTGGACATTCGGCGCAGATATACAACGCTGTTAACAATCTACCTGCTACCGGACTGCCTCACAACCTCGTGGCACAGCATGGTCTATTCTTGCCATGGCACCTTGGCCTAACCATGCACACGGAGAGCGTGGAGAAAGTAAATGCTTCGAAGCGTGTATCATGCGGCACAGCCTCTGCAAAAGACTCACTGCCTGAATCACGAGCTGTGCCGCAGCAGAGCCACAGCTCGACGTGCCCAGTGTTGTTCTCGCCGACGACGTCTTTTGGTTCAGCGATGCTCGGTAGCGCGTTGTTGTTCATGCGCATGGGATATACGTTTGAACCTCCACCTCTAGGTGTGGTCGTGGACGGAACGGCTTCAAGGCAGTCATATTGAATGCATTAGTACCGAGCGGAAGGTCGCTCGAGCCGCCCGTAAAGACAACGCTCTTGTCTTGGCGGTCAGATACCCACAGCAACTCCTTGAGCTTCACGCGTTCGTGAAGTGGCACAGTCTCATAGAGACGTCCGTTGCAAATCAACTCAGGGTGTCAACTTTCTGTGGATGAGGTGCAGTGAGTCCTTGCAGATCTGTATTCATCTGGGATGGTCGATGTCCTTCGTGTCACAAGCCAGACTAATCTTGACTTAGCCATGATCCGGCGGATGTGGTTCCTTATACGCTGCGCTCGAGGGATCATCAAGCACCACCGGCTGCCGGCAAGAGCTTCTCTTGCCTGTGAGGCTGTGCCTCAGCAAGTCTCTTGGCGAGGCATTTTGTGGACAACAAGGTTGCGGTGCGTCCCGCGGCTGTCTTCATTGCTACGAGCTCGTGTTGGACCTCGACACTTCCCCGAGCCCCAGCTGTCAATCAAGTTTTAATCAAATCTCATCAATATCGACTATCTTGCACGTCACCGTTGCGCCTCGGGGAGGGCACATCGGCGCGGCCCCTACCCCTGCCTCGTGAGGGCCCCCCCTCCCACTCGTTGCCGGCTCGAGTGCGCGCAAACCAATAGATGCTAGGGGGTCTTCGAGGTGCAATGTGCATTGAAGTCAATCAAAGCTCATCAAAGTGGGCGGCAAACGATGGGGCTCGGTCGGCTTACTGGGGCTCGGGGAAGTGTCGAGGTTGGTGGAGCACTCCCCCTACGGAGCATCGCGCCTACAAAAGCTTGATATTCTGATCATCGAGCGGCGGCTAGATGATCAGTGAGCGCATCTTGCATCCTAGAGGATCGTTGGCATGAATGTACTCTGCGAGTTTGGACCATGTTTGCTTCACCATGAGGGAGTGACGACAACCACTTCGAGCGCCACAATAAATGCCAGCGTGACTTCCAACCACAAACGGGGGAAGTTGCAACAAGTACACTCATGGTTTCCGGGGTGGTTAGGCGGCTGTGCCATCGATGGTG
It encodes:
- a CDS encoding Exosome complex component rrp45 gives rise to the protein MPREADPSNNEREFLLAALRENVRLDGRAFDQFRDVQLAFGEEYGVADVRVGKTRVMVNISAEVVTPYPDRKFDGVFIISTELSPIASPAFEVGRQDQTEVLLSRILEKTIRRSGALDTESLCIIAGSKCWHIRADIHVLDHDGNIVDVCCIALIAALMHFRRPDHEIHGEEVTVYGLREREPVKLQMQHQPFCITTSYYEGGEVMIHDATLLEEQCREGEIIISVNRFGEVCQIAKLGGTPVDGLSILTCTNMAVEKAKMLDKLVKAQLEEDEKERDKGGLMAELSAENDRPQQQPIG